One Candidatus Neomarinimicrobiota bacterium genomic region harbors:
- the mutM gene encoding DNA-formamidopyrimidine glycosylase, with translation MPELPEVETVVRHLRPQLVGQGITGFTAHWAKVTAPATPDEFARQVVGRSIRAVDRRGKFILLGLKHGLVHIHLRMTGRLQVTPPGARDAPAHVSAVFELSSGGQLLFRDARKFGRIGYLDSSAALDESLGPEPLSEAFSPQRFRRMLAGRRRQIKPLLLDQAFIAGLGNIYVDEALFQARIHPLTRAHRLSPRKATALHRAIRNTLQASIDRQGTTFISFGFGNGQTGSFREQLQIFGRQGEPCPVCGAGIVKTRVAQRGTHLCPRCQRLRAPRKA, from the coding sequence ATGCCCGAACTGCCCGAAGTGGAAACGGTGGTGCGCCATCTCCGCCCCCAACTGGTGGGACAGGGCATCACCGGATTCACGGCCCATTGGGCCAAGGTCACCGCCCCGGCCACCCCTGACGAATTCGCCCGCCAGGTGGTGGGCCGCTCGATCAGGGCTGTCGACCGCCGGGGCAAGTTCATCCTGCTGGGCCTAAAACACGGCCTGGTGCATATCCACCTGCGCATGACGGGCCGCCTCCAGGTGACGCCCCCAGGCGCCCGCGACGCGCCGGCCCACGTCAGCGCTGTCTTCGAGCTATCCTCCGGCGGCCAGCTCCTGTTCCGCGATGCGCGCAAGTTTGGCCGCATCGGCTACCTGGACAGTAGCGCCGCGCTGGATGAGAGTCTGGGGCCGGAGCCCCTGTCGGAGGCCTTTTCGCCCCAGCGCTTCCGGCGGATGTTGGCGGGCCGCCGGCGGCAAATCAAGCCCCTGCTGCTGGACCAGGCCTTCATCGCGGGGCTGGGCAACATCTATGTGGATGAAGCCCTGTTCCAGGCCCGCATCCACCCCTTGACCCGCGCCCACCGGCTGAGTCCCCGTAAGGCCACGGCCCTTCACCGCGCCATCCGCAACACGCTGCAGGCCAGCATCGACCGTCAGGGCACCACCTTCATCAGCTTCGGATTCGGCAACGGCCAGACCGGCAGCTTCCGGGAGCAGCTCCAGATCTTTGGCCGTCAGGGCGAGCCCTGCCCGGTCTGCGGCGCCGGCATCGTGAAAACGCGGGTCGCCCAGCGCGGCACGCACCTGTGCCCCCGCTGCCAGCGACTGCGCGCTCCCCGCAAAGCCTGA
- a CDS encoding DMT family transporter, with product MKSTSFAEAAAVVMLGSLMASSAAIWIRFLPGVSPLTIGYVRVGGAALLLLPWFWWELARQGPPAWRELRYSLLAGVALALHFATWIASLRYTTVAHSVLMVATHPIFVIAISLWLLRVPVARNQVVGAVVALAGVVFIQWQDLGGDSVVGGASAPALGNLLALAGGLFAAVYLLLGRAARQTLSTIMHVEVTYATAAVVLLLMALAFGVPGPPRSSGPWVYLLLLVLLPTVGGHTIFNWGLRHLGAPLVSLIGLLEPVESAVLALLILGEAVPPATALGAAVIVGGLALAIWRPQTTGSADT from the coding sequence GTGAAATCCACGTCCTTCGCCGAGGCTGCCGCCGTGGTCATGCTGGGCTCGCTGATGGCCTCATCCGCGGCCATCTGGATCCGCTTCTTGCCCGGGGTGTCCCCCCTTACCATCGGCTATGTGCGGGTGGGCGGGGCGGCCCTGCTCCTGCTGCCGTGGTTCTGGTGGGAGCTGGCCCGCCAGGGACCGCCGGCGTGGAGGGAGCTGCGCTACTCGTTGCTGGCAGGCGTGGCTCTGGCGCTACACTTCGCCACCTGGATCGCCTCGCTGCGTTACACTACAGTGGCCCATTCCGTCTTGATGGTGGCCACCCACCCCATCTTCGTGATTGCCATCTCGTTGTGGTTGCTGCGCGTGCCGGTGGCCCGGAACCAGGTGGTGGGAGCGGTGGTGGCGCTGGCCGGGGTGGTCTTCATCCAGTGGCAGGACTTGGGCGGGGACTCGGTCGTTGGGGGCGCCTCGGCACCGGCGCTGGGTAACCTGCTGGCCCTGGCCGGGGGGCTGTTTGCGGCGGTTTACCTGCTGCTGGGGCGCGCGGCACGGCAGACCTTAAGCACCATCATGCACGTGGAGGTGACCTACGCCACGGCCGCCGTGGTGCTGCTGCTGATGGCGCTGGCCTTCGGGGTGCCGGGACCGCCCCGGTCGAGTGGGCCCTGGGTCTACCTACTGTTGCTGGTACTGCTGCCCACGGTTGGAGGGCACACGATCTTTAACTGGGGCCTGCGCCATCTGGGGGCGCCGCTGGTGTCGCTGATTGGGTTGCTGGAACCGGTGGAGTCGGCCGTGCTGGCGCTGCTCATTCTAGGCGAGGCAGTGCCGCCGGCCACGGCCCTTGGCGCGGCGGTCATCGTGGGCGGGCTGGCCCTGGCCATCTGGCGGCCGCAGACTACCGGCAGCGCTGATACCTAA
- a CDS encoding glutamate dehydrogenase, whose amino-acid sequence MSADKPASRPSPFDEVNQRLDEAREMAEVPEEAMALLKNPYREIRVEIPLLTNGHLQLFEGYRIQHNGARGPYKGGIRYHPHVDLEEVRALASLMTWKTALVDIPFGGAKGGIACDPLTMSEDDLYNVTVTFFTRIAMILGPNRDVPAPDMGTNAKVMGWAMAAYGRLNGHTPAIVTGKPLELGGSVGREDATGKGVVIVTEHWAEENGRSLKGARVVVQGFGNVGSFASLHFSEKGAQVIAVSDVRGGIRNDSGLDIRGLMAHVKETGSVVGFEAGDPLDGDELLFQECDYLVPAALGGVITGDNAGRLKAQVVVEAANHPVTPEGGDVLTNNGVALIPDVIANAGGVVVSYFEWAQNIQQFAWKESRIHEELYTILRKSFANVLHFATARKCSLRQASFAIALGRVYQASVARGYIRI is encoded by the coding sequence ATGAGTGCCGACAAACCTGCATCCCGTCCGTCCCCTTTCGATGAGGTGAACCAGCGCCTTGACGAGGCCCGGGAGATGGCCGAGGTCCCTGAGGAGGCGATGGCCCTGCTCAAAAACCCCTACCGCGAGATTCGCGTCGAGATCCCCCTGCTAACCAATGGCCATCTGCAACTTTTTGAGGGCTACCGCATCCAGCACAACGGAGCCCGCGGTCCCTACAAGGGCGGCATCCGCTACCATCCCCACGTGGACCTGGAGGAGGTGCGCGCTCTCGCTTCCCTTATGACCTGGAAAACGGCTCTCGTGGACATTCCCTTCGGTGGGGCCAAGGGGGGCATTGCCTGCGATCCCCTGACCATGAGTGAGGACGATCTCTATAATGTGACGGTCACTTTCTTTACCCGCATCGCCATGATCCTGGGTCCCAACCGCGACGTGCCCGCGCCCGACATGGGCACCAACGCCAAGGTCATGGGCTGGGCCATGGCGGCCTATGGCAGATTGAATGGTCACACCCCCGCCATTGTCACCGGCAAGCCCCTGGAACTGGGGGGCTCGGTGGGACGGGAAGACGCCACCGGTAAGGGCGTGGTGATCGTCACCGAACACTGGGCCGAGGAGAACGGCCGGTCCCTCAAGGGGGCCCGGGTGGTCGTGCAGGGCTTTGGCAATGTGGGCTCCTTTGCGTCCCTGCACTTCTCCGAAAAGGGCGCCCAGGTCATCGCCGTCAGTGATGTGCGGGGCGGTATTCGCAATGATAGTGGTCTGGATATTCGCGGCCTTATGGCCCATGTCAAGGAGACCGGCTCGGTCGTCGGTTTCGAGGCGGGCGATCCGCTGGACGGCGACGAGCTCCTGTTCCAGGAGTGCGATTACCTGGTCCCTGCGGCCCTGGGCGGGGTCATCACGGGTGATAACGCCGGCCGTCTCAAGGCCCAGGTGGTGGTGGAGGCCGCCAACCACCCGGTGACCCCGGAGGGGGGCGATGTTCTCACGAATAACGGCGTCGCTCTCATCCCCGACGTCATCGCGAATGCCGGTGGCGTGGTGGTGAGCTATTTTGAGTGGGCCCAGAACATTCAGCAGTTTGCCTGGAAAGAGTCCCGCATTCACGAGGAGCTCTACACCATCCTCCGCAAGAGTTTCGCCAATGTGCTGCACTTTGCCACCGCCCGTAAGTGCAGCCTGCGCCAGGCCTCCTTCGCCATCGCGTTGGGCCGGGTTTACCAGGCCTCCGTGGCCAGGGGTTACATCCGCATCTGA
- a CDS encoding glutaredoxin family protein, which produces MASEAETTTPLTVTLLHRPYCPSCEDLLAELEPMRSGSEVRFDVIDISAHEPPPFAQPFVVPATYVGDQLWRYGAYPVSELHARLQLETGRTGLT; this is translated from the coding sequence ATGGCCAGCGAGGCTGAAACCACGACCCCCTTAACGGTTACCCTTCTGCACCGACCGTACTGCCCGTCATGCGAGGATTTGCTGGCCGAACTGGAGCCCATGCGCTCGGGATCGGAGGTCCGGTTCGACGTCATCGATATCAGCGCGCATGAACCGCCCCCTTTTGCACAGCCCTTTGTTGTACCCGCTACCTACGTAGGGGACCAGCTCTGGCGTTACGGCGCATACCCCGTCAGTGAGTTGCATGCACGCCTGCAACTGGAAACTGGACGCACGGGCCTCACTTGA
- a CDS encoding Crp/Fnr family transcriptional regulator, whose amino-acid sequence MAERTKLWYFQNFNLFKEVEDRTLIQLAMLSQMSYSTKKEVVYFPEEPSNTIYLLKSGKIKISRISPDGQTVTLALLGAGEIFGESAILGQETHQNIAEVVEDAVICAMDRAAFQELLENSNALSRRVRSHLGLRIRKVEAQVEDLVFKDAHQRVVSFLVRYVRDFGKKMVDLWEVRPFLTHQDIAELTATSRQTVNAILNELKSDGKIDFTRQFLRINDPDSLLK is encoded by the coding sequence ATGGCTGAGCGCACCAAACTCTGGTATTTTCAAAATTTCAACCTCTTCAAGGAAGTGGAGGATAGGACCCTCATCCAGCTGGCGATGTTGAGCCAGATGAGTTACAGCACTAAGAAAGAAGTGGTCTACTTTCCCGAAGAGCCATCCAACACCATTTACCTCCTCAAATCGGGCAAGATCAAGATCTCCCGCATTTCCCCTGATGGACAGACCGTCACTCTGGCCTTGCTTGGCGCGGGCGAGATATTCGGGGAGTCGGCTATCCTGGGTCAGGAAACGCATCAGAATATTGCCGAAGTCGTGGAAGACGCTGTCATTTGCGCCATGGACCGGGCCGCATTCCAAGAGCTGCTCGAGAACAGCAATGCCCTTAGCCGCAGAGTCCGCTCCCACCTGGGCTTGCGCATCCGCAAAGTGGAGGCGCAGGTTGAAGACCTGGTTTTCAAGGACGCCCACCAGCGGGTCGTCAGTTTCCTGGTCCGCTACGTGCGGGATTTTGGCAAGAAAATGGTGGATCTCTGGGAGGTACGGCCCTTCCTGACGCATCAGGATATCGCCGAGCTCACCGCCACCAGCAGGCAGACGGTTAATGCCATCCTCAATGAACTCAAGTCCGATGGCAAGATCGATTTTACCCGCCAATTCCTCAGGATCAATGACCCTGACAGCTTGCTGAAATAG